A part of Brassica napus cultivar Da-Ae unplaced genomic scaffold, Da-Ae ScsIHWf_251;HRSCAF=421, whole genome shotgun sequence genomic DNA contains:
- the LOC125601297 gene encoding uncharacterized protein LOC125601297: MSSHEEQNRPGNSVAGLSNLQMRALNDSFSNLINTGLEQIHQRLDELQVSQSHPRSRTRTNQPRRNTRSDDEFPDEDAQEDEVRSAYRPRRGHRTRNPGDVNPFARNNRTDDSLNGLKLKIPPFDGKNDPDAFLEWERKIEHVFDCQNYSELRKVRLAATEFSGYAINWYDQVLTHRRRTGERPIETWDELTLLMRKRFVPTHYHRDLHQKLRRLLQGTKSVEDYYQEMEVLITKTDTDEPLDATMARFLSGLNRDIQDRMELQEYGSVEQMLHKAILIEQQLKRRSFSKPATTSKPAYSPKPAYAPKLSYQDKGKSPITTHTAFKTDVSTRDDKGKAVDASSRARDIRCFKCQGLGHYAKNCPNQRVMILLENGEVESEDEQEDKEDLGPIFDEEEESFDYPHHGPLLVARKAWDEPIFDKTDGHANGHTDNDHDPTFDPNSKPIFDDEDSFDYPAHGPLLVTRRSLSIQPKTNEKEQRENLFHSRCLISEKVCSLIIDGGSCTNVASDTLVRKLGLATRPLSRPFRLEWLNETGEQYVKEQVTIPLTIGRYEDEIVCNVLPMDACHVLLGRPWQFDKRTVHDGYTNRHSFDHKGKKITLVPLSPLEVHQDQLQLKKNREQESKPDKPESSVRNSNFFIKQSQVKKSLYSQKPFLLLVYKESLMASTSSNLAPEVPSDLLDVLQEFSDVFPDENPKGLPPVRGIEHQIDFVPGASLPNRPAYRTNPVETKELEKQIGDLMEKGYIRESLSPCAVPVLLVPKKDGSWRMCVDCRAINNITVKYRHPIPRLDDMLDELYGSCVFSKIDLKSGYHQIRMKEGDEWKTAFKTKLGLYEWLVMPFGLTNAPSTFMRLMNHILRAFIGHFVVVYFDDILVYSKNMDEHKKHLKSVLEVLRKEHLFANLGKCSFGTDHVVFLGFVVGAEGLRVDEEKIKAIRDWPSPTNVSEVRSFHGLAGFYRRFVQDFSTIAAPLTEVIKKNVGFKWEQAQEEAFQILKGKLTNAPLLVLPDFSKTFEIECDASGVGIGAVLMQDRKPIAYFSEKLGGATLNYPTYDQELYALVRALQTWQHYLWPKEFVIHTDHQSLKHLKGQQKLNKRHARWVEFIETFPYVIKYKQGKENVVADALSRRYTLLSALETKLLGFEFIKDLYASDPDFKEIFNKCSRVAYGKYYRNSGFLFYDNRLCVPQCSLRELFLRESHGGGLMGHFGIKKTYKAVYDHFYWPSLMKDVERICGRCVVCKKSKAKASNHGLYSALPIPSHPWIDISMDFVLGLPRTKNGRDSIFVVVDRFSKMAHFIPCHKTDDAVQVADLFFREIVRLHGMPKTIVSDRDAKFLSYFWKTLWSKLGTRLMFSTTCHPQTDGQTEVVNRTLSALLRSLVKKNLKSWEDCLPHVEFAYNHAMHSATKFSPFEVVYGFNPLSPLDLLPLPLSERVSTDGKRRADTIKKLHEQVRVNIETKTEGYKRYANKKRKELVFQEGDLVWVHLRKERFPEERKSKLMPRVDGPFRILRRINDNAYQLDLEGKYEISSSFNVSDLSPFLADNPDLWTNPFEEGGNDVPQSEELDHQEGQDIPTEVHRPNQGRAVYRIDPRMDGKKLRLDPRPISRTDRTGSSLSRTTRQSQTDGQARSNLGRAELGTGRDFSLLARLERTDRIDELIDPFDQFMHFDHPNLSKAQILHLSEDLGRLWSKMVQETDKTEQTDRPATVLLLAAVQQAEGSL, from the coding sequence ATGAGTAGCCATGAAGAACAAAACCGTCCCGGAAATTCAGTTGCTGGACTGTCTAATCTTCAGATGCGAGCTTTGAATGATTCTTTTTCTAACCTTATAAACACAGGTCTAGAGCAGATCCATCAAAGGCTTGACGAACTTCAAGTAAGCCAGTCCCATCCTAGATCAAGGACAAGAACCAATCAGCCGCGAAGGAATACCCGGTCAGATGATGAGTTTCCTGATGAGGACGCCCAAGAGGACGAGGTCAGATCCGCTTACCGACCAAGAAGAGGTCATAGAACTCGAAATCCAGGTGATGTCAATCCATTTGCTAGAAACAATCGTACTGATGATAGTTTGAACggattgaaattgaaaattccacCTTTTGATGGTAAAAACGACCCTGATGCTTTTCTAGagtgggaaagaaaaattgagcATGTCTTTGATTGTCAAAACTATTCTGAACTTAGAAAAGTAAGGCTTGCGGCCACTGAATTctctggctatgctattaactggtatgatcAAGTGTTGACCCACAGGAGGAGAACAGGTGAGCGGCCGATTGAGACATGGGATGAGCTTACCTTGTTGATGAGGAAACGATTTGTGCCAACCCAttatcaccgcgaccttcaCCAGAAGCTAAGACGTTTGCTTCAAGGAACCAAATCTGTGGAAGACTATTATCAAGAGATGGAAGTTTTGATTACCAAAACGGACACGGATGAACCTTTGGACGCCACTATGGCTCGCTTTCTTTCAGGCCTCAACCGTGACATCCAAGATCGTATGGAGCTTCAAGAGTATGGAAGTGTGGAacagatgctacacaaagccaTCTTGATCGAGCAACAACTCAAGAGAAGGAGTTTCTCAAAACCGGCCACTACTTCTAAGCCGGCCTACTCTCCTAAACCGGCCTATGCTCCTAAGCTAAGCTATCAAGACAAAGGTAAGTCGCCTATCACAACACATACTGCCTTTAAAACTGATGTGTCCACTCGTGATGACAAAGGAAAGGCAGTAGACGCCTCAAGCCGAGCAAGAGACATTAGAtgtttcaaatgtcaagggCTAGGACATTATGCCAAGAACTGTCCAAACCAGCGTGTGATGATTCTCTTGGAAAATGGTGAAGTTGAGTCCGAAGATGAACAAGAAGACAAGGAGGATCTTGGTCCTATCTTTGACGAGGAAGAGGAGTCCTTTGACTACCCACATCACGGACCATTACTTGTGGCTAGGAAGGCTTGGGACGAACCCATCTTCGATAAAACGGACGGCCACGCGAACGGCCACACGGACAACGACCATGACCCGACCTTTGATCCAAATTCTAAGCCGATCTTTGATGATGAAGATAGCTTTGACTATCCAGCTCACGGACCACTACTGGTCACTAGACGTTCCTTGAGTATTCAGCCCAAAACCAATGAAaaggaacaaagggagaatctctttcattctCGTTGTTTAATCTCTGAAAAAGTTTGTTCTTTGATCATTGATGGTGGGAGTTGTACTAATGTTGCTAGTGATACTCTTGTCAGGAAATTAGGTCTAGCTACTCGACCTCTCTCacgtcctttcaggttggaatGGCTCAATGAAACTGGTGAACAGTATGTTAAGGAGCAAGTCACGATCCCTCTCACCATTGGTCGTTATGAAGACGAGATTGTGTGCAACGTTCTTCCCATGGATGCTTGTCATGTTCTGTTGGGACGTCCATGGCAGTTTGATAAAAGAACCGTCCATGATGGTTACACAAACCGGCACTCCTTTGACCAtaaaggaaagaagatcacGCTTGTACCACTCTCGCCCTTGGAGGTCCATCAAGACCAGCTCCAACTCAAAAAGAACCGTGAACAAGAGTCCAAACCGGACAAACCTGAGTCCTCAGTCCGGAACTCCaacttctttatcaaacaaagtCAGGTTAAGAAGTCTCTTTACTCCCAAAAGCcctttcttttacttgtgtacaAAGAATCTCTGATGGCTTCTACTTCTTCTAACCTTGCACCGGAAGTTCCGAGTGATTTGCTAGACGTCTTGCAGGAATTTTCAGATGTCTTTCCAGATGAAAACCCAAAGGGTTTGCCGCCAGTACGAGGGATTGAACATCAGATTGACTTTGTTCCGGGTGCGTCTCTACCTAACCGGCCAGCTTACAGAACCAATCCGGTGGAGACCAAggaacttgagaaacaaattggAGACCTTATGGAGAAAGGTTACATCAGGGAAAGCCTCAGTCCTTGTGCCGTCCCAGTTCTACTTGTCCCCAAAAAGGATGGATcatggcgcatgtgtgtggactgccgtgCCATCAACAACATTACGGTAAAATATAGGCATCCCATTCCTAGACTAGACGACATGCTTGATGAACTTTACGgttcatgtgtcttttctaagatagatttgaaaagtggctatcaccaaatccgaatgaaagaaggtgatgaatggaaaactgcatttaaaaccaagctaggattgtatgaatggttggtcatgccatttggtcttactaatgcacctagcaCTTTCATGCGATTGATGAACCATATCTTGAGAGCATTCATTGGTCATTTTGTGgtagtttactttgatgatattcttGTCTACAGCAAGAACATGGATGAACATAAGAAACATTTGAAATCTGTCCTTGAAGTTCTTAGAAAGGAACAtttgtttgctaaccttggaaagtgttcttttggcacagatcatgtggtcttcttaggttttgttgtaggtgctgAAGGACTTAGAGTGGACGAGGAGAAAATCAAAGCCATCCGAGACTGGCCAAGTCCAACGAACGTGAGTGAAGTAAGGAGCTTCCACGGCCTTGCTGGGTTCTATCGACGGTTCGTCCAAGATTTCAGTACCATAGCGGCCCCATTGACCGAAGTCATTAAAAAGAATGTTGGGTTCAAATGGGAACAAGCTCAAGAAGAAGCCTTCCAAATccttaaagggaagttgactAATGCTCCTTTACTTGTTCTTCCTGACTTTTCTAAAACGTTTGAgatcgaatgtgatgcttcgGGTGTTGGTATTGGTGCAGTTTTGATGCAGGATAGAAAGCctattgcttacttcagtgagaagcttggaggcgccaCACTCAACTACCCAACTTATGATCAAGAGTTGTATGCTTTGGTAAGAGCTCTTCAAACATGGCAAcactatctttggcctaaggagtttgtTATCCACACGGATCATCAGTCCCTGAAACACCTTAAGGGTCAacagaagctgaacaagagGCATGCCCGCTGGGTTGaattcattgagacatttccttatgtcatcaaatacaagcaaggtaaggaaaacGTTGTGGCTGATGCCTTGTCCCGAAGGTATACTCTTCTTTCAGCCCTCGAAACAAAACTTCTCggttttgaatttatcaaagaCTTGTATGCTTCTGATCCggattttaaagaaattttcaaCAAGTGTTCCAGAGTGGCTTATGGCAAGTACTATCGAAACTcgggttttcttttctatgataaccgtttgtgtgtgccccaatgttctttgagggagttgtttctcagggaatctcatggaggaggtcttatgggacactttggaaTCAAGAAGACATACAAGGCCGTGTATGATCATTTCTATTGGCCTAGCTTGATGAAGGACGTAGAGAGAATTTGTGGCCGAtgtgtggtgtgcaagaagtCCAAAGCCAAAGCATCCAATCACGGTTTGTACTCGGCCTTACCcattccttctcatccttggattgatatttctatggattttgttcttggattgcctagaactaagAATGGCCGAGactctatctttgtggttgtcgatagattttcgaaaatggctcacTTTATTCCTtgccataaaactgatgatgctgtACAAGTTGCTGATCTGTTCTTTAGGGAAATTGTGagattgcatggaatgcctaagaccattgtttctgatcgtgatgctaagtttcttagttatttttggaaaactttgTGGTCTAAGTTAGGAACGAGATTGATGTTTTCCacaacttgtcatccgcaaactgatggtcaaaccGAAGTTGTTAATCGAACTTTGTCTGCTTTGCTTAGATCTTTGGTCAAGAAAAATCTTAAGTCTTGGGAAGATTGTTTGCcacatgttgagtttgcttataatcaTGCTATGCATTCAGCTACAAAGTTCTCTCCTTTTGAAgttgtttatggttttaatcccttatctccacttgatcttttacctttacctttgagtgaaagagttagtacagaTGGTAAAAGAAGGGCGGACACCATCAAAAAGCTTCATGAACAAGTTCGAGTCAACATTGAAACCAAAACCGAGGGTTACAAAAGATATGCCAACAAGAAGCGAAAGGAGTTGGTTTTCCAAGAAGGTGACTTGGTTTGGGTTCATTTGAGGAAGGAACGATTCCCGGAAGAAAGGAAGTCCAAACTTATGCCTCGAGTCGACGGTCCATTCCGGATTCTTAGAAGGATCAATGATAATGCTTACCAGCTTGATTTGGAAGGTAAGTATGAAATCTCTTCaagttttaatgtttctgaTCTATCTCCTTTTCTTGCAGATAATCCAGATttgtggacaaatccttttgaagagggagggaatgatgtgcctcAGTCCGAGGAACTCGACCATCAGGAAGGTCAGGACATTCCAACCGAGGTTCATCGCCCCAACCAAGGCCGAGCAGTGTACCGGATCGATCCACGGATGGACGGGAAGAAGCTTAGACTGGATCCTCGACCTATCAGCCGAACTGACCGTACTGGATCATCTCTCTCTCGGACAACTCGCCAATCTCAGACTGACGGTCAAGCCAGAAGCAACTTAGGCCGAGCCGAACTAGGAACTGGACGCGACTTCTCTCTTCTCGCACGTTTGGAACGTACCGACCGTATTGACGAACTGATCGATCCATTTGATCAGTTCATGCACTTTGATCATCCAAATCTCTCTAAGGCACAGATTCTTCATCTTTCAGAAGACTTAGGACGATTATGGTCGAAGATGGTTCAGGAGACGGACAAGACGGAACAGACGGACCGGCCCGCGACCGTCCTGCTCCTGGCCGCGGTTCAACAAGCCGAAGGGTCACTTTGA